A region from the Triticum aestivum cultivar Chinese Spring chromosome 3D, IWGSC CS RefSeq v2.1, whole genome shotgun sequence genome encodes:
- the LOC123077527 gene encoding UDP-glycosyltransferase 75C1: protein MPAMERVGEEAPHFLVVTYPAQGHINPARHLALRLLRAAPGARVTVSTAVSACRKMFPDDADAAAVDHVDGAGVRYVPYSDGYDGGFDKSAHDSMHYMSNLKVVGARTLDGVLARLRDSGTPVTQVVYTVLLSWVADVARAHGVPAALYWIQPATVLAAYFHFFRGTDGLDQAVTAAASDPWADVRVRGLPPMRVRDLPSFLTIASDDHPYAFVLAAFRELLDVLDREDSPTVLANTFDAMEPDAVATLHQHGINVVPIGPVLSFLDASASATAAANNSNDLFKQDGKGYLEWLDAQEAGSVVYISFGSLSTMSKRQIAEVSRGMAESGRPFLWVLRKDNRGEVDGDDLCTGGGMVVEWCDQGKVLSHPAVGCFVTHCGWNSTLESVACGVPIVGVPQWTDQGTNAWLVERQLGTGVRAAVSEKDGVLEADELQRCVGFATSDVVRAKAELWREKARAAAAVGGSSERNLRAFVAGGQVALASN, encoded by the coding sequence ATGCCGGCCATGGAGCGCGTGGGGGAGGAGGCGCCGCACTTCCTCGTGGTCACGTACCCGGCGCAGGGCCACATCAACCCGGCGCGCCACCTCGCGCTGCGCCTGCTCCGCGCCGCGCCGGGCGCCCGCGTCACCGTCTCCACCGCCGTCTCCGCCTGCCGCAAGATGTTCCCCGACGACGCGGACGCCGCGGCGGTGGACCACGTCGACGGCGCCGGCGTCCGCTACGTGCCCTACTCCGACGGCTACGACGGCGGCTTCGACAAGTCCGCGCACGACAGCATGCACTACATGTCCAACCTCAAGGTCGTGGGGGCCCGCACGCTGGACGGCGTGCTCGCGCGCCTCCGCGACTCCGGCACCCCCGTCACGCAGGTGGTGTACACGGTGCTCCTCTCCTGGGTCGCCGACGTCGCGCGCGCGCACGGCGTCCCCGCCGCGCTCTACTGGATCCAGCCGGCCACCGTGCTCGCCGCCTACTTCCACTTCTTCCGCGGCACGGACGGCCTCGACCAGGCCGTCACCGCCGCGGCGAGCGACCCGTGGGCGGACGTCCGCGTCCGGGGCCTCCCGCCGATGCGCGTGCGCGACCTGCCGTCGTTCCTCACCATCGCGTCCGACGACCACCCCTACGCCTTCGTGCTCGCCGCGTTCCGCGAGCTGCTCGACGTGCTGGACCGCGAGGACTCGCCCACCGTGCTCGCCAACACGTTCGATGCCATGGAGCCCGACGCGGTGGCGACGCTGCACCAGCACGGCATCAACGTCGTCCCCATCGGCCCCGTCCTCTCCTTCCTGGACGCCTCGGCGTCGGCAACGGCGGCGGCCAACAACAGCAACGACCTGTTCAAGCAGGACGGCAAGGGGTACCTGGAGTGGCTGGACGCGCAGGAAGCGGGGTCGGTCGTCTACATCTCCTTCGGGAGCCTGTCGACGATGAGCAAGCGGCAGATCGCTGAGGTGTCGCGCGGCATGGCGGAGAGCGGCCGGCCGTTCCTGTGGGTGCTGAGGAAGGACAACCGCGGCGAGGTCGACGGCGACGACTTGTGCACCGGCGGCGGCATGGTGGTGGAGTGGTGCGACCAGGGGAAGGTGCTGTCGCACCCGGCGGTGGGGTGCTTCGTGacgcactgcgggtggaactcgACGCTGGAGAGCGTGGCGTGCGGCGTGCCGATCGTGGGAGTGCCGCAGTGGACGGACCAGGGCACCAATGCGTGGCTGGTGGAGCGGCAGCTCGGCACCGGGGTCAGGGCCGCCGTGAGCGAGAAGGACGGCGTGCTGGAGGCCGACGAGCTGCAGAGATGCGTCGGCTTCGCCACGTCGGATGTGGTGCGCGCCAAGGCGGAGCTGTGGAGGGAGAAGGCGCGGGCAGCGGCTGCCGTGGGCGGCTCGTCCGAGAGGAACCTCAGGGCGTTCGTCGCCGGCGGGCAGGTCGCCCTCGCCAGCAACTAG